The DNA sequence CTGCACGCCAACCAGAAGCTCATCCGGATCACCTACCGGGGCGGCGCGAAGACGCCGGAGCCCGCCGCCACGTCGGTCGCGGTGCAGGGCAAGCCGCTGACCGTCGCCTTCACCGGCTCGAAGTCCGGTGGTGCGGCGCACCGCTGGGACTTCGGCGACGGCACGTCGTCCACCGAGGCCGACCCGCGGCACACCTACGACCGCGTCGGCCGGTACCAGGCCGAGCTCACCGTCACCTACGCCGACGGCGAGACGCGGGTCGTGCCGCTCACCGTGGACGTCGGCTGCGCGGTCCCGGACGGCCGGGGAACGGTGTGGCTCGGCGAGGCCGACACGGGCGTGACCAACAAGCCGGTCGGCGGCGGCTGCACGGTCAACGACCTCGTCGACGACGAGAGCCCGTGGGTCGACCACGGCACGTTCGTCCGGCACGTCACCGAGGTCGCCGACGAGTTGCGGCGCGACGGCGTGCTGACCGCCCGCGAGAACACCGCGCTGGCACGGGCGGCCGCGGGCTCCGACATCGGCACGGCGGGCAACACCGGGTACGAACCGATCTTCGACGGCACCGCGGCGTCGCTGCGGGGTTGGGTCCAGGCACCCTCGGGGTCGTTCTCGATCCAGCCGGACGGCGCGCTGCGCTCGTCGGGCGGGCTGGGCATGCTGTGGTACGCGGGCAAGCAGTTCGGCGACTTCTCGGTGAAGCTCCGGTTCCGCGACGCGTCACCGGACGGCGTGCGCGCCAACAGCGGCGTGTTCACCAGGTTCCCCGACCCGCGCACCCCCGTGGACCAACGCCCGCCGGGCAGCTGCGGGACCGTCGGGTCGGCGCGGACGTCGGCGGCGTGGGTGGCCATCTACTGCGGGCATGAGATCCAGATCTACGACGGCGGGACCGGCGAGCCGCAGAAGACCGGGTCGGTCTACAACTTCGACCCGGTCGGCCTGCCGCCCTCCGGCGCGCCCGCCAAGGGCGGTTGGCACGACTACGAGATCCGGGTCGTCGGGCAGCACTACACGATCACCCGCGACGGCGTGGTGGTCAACGAGTTCGACAACGCGCCGGGCAGGCAGTCGTCGCGCCCGGGCGACCCGCCGACCGACCTGCGCCAGTTCAGCCAGGGCTTCCTCGGCCTGCAGAACCACGGCGCGTCCGACGTGATCGATTTCCGCGACATCCGGGTGCGGTCGCTCTAGCCGCGTCCGGCCGGTCCGCGCCCAGGGAAGGTGCACCATGTTCCGACGTTCGACCGCCGCGGTGGCCGCCGCCCTGGTGTGGGCGGCCGCGACCGCCGCCGTCCCGGCCACCGCGGTGCCGGCCGGTCCCGTCCAGGCCCAGGAGCAGGTGCTGACCTGGACCGCGGACGGCGACATCACCCGCTACAAGTCCGCGCCGACCACGGCGGCGCCCGGCCCGACGAAGATCGTCTTCGAGAACAGCGAGGCCACCGGCAACACGACCGGCATGCCGCACACGCTCACCTTCGACACCTCCACGCCCGGCTACAACCACGACGTGGAGCTGAACGTGCTGGCCAACCCGTTCGACGCGCGGAACGGCAGGCACGAGGCCGCGGTGACGCTCACCCCGGGCAAGTACCGCTACTTCTGCGCGATCCCCGGCCACGGCACGATGGCCGGCGAGTTCACCGTGACCGAGGGCGGCGAGGACACCACCCCGCCCACCGCGGCGGGCGAGGTCACCGGCCCGAAGAACACCGCCGGCGACTACCTCGGCAGCGCCACGGTGACGGTGACCGCCTCGGACGCGGGCTCGGGGGTGGCGTCGGTCGAGCACCAGGTGGACGACGCCGCCTTCGCCCCCCACACCGAACCGGTCCGCGTCACGGCTCCCGGCGACCACACCGTCCGGTTCCGGGCGACCGACCGGGCGGGCAACACCTCCGAGGTGGGCTCCGTCTCGTTCCGCGTGGTCGAGCCGCCGTCCGACACGACACCGCCCGAGGTCGCCGCCGACGTGACCGGCACCGAGGACGCGCAGGGCAACTACGTGGACAAGGCGACCGTCACGATCACCGCGACCGACGCGGGCTCCGGCGTCCGGAGCCGGGAGTACCGGGTGCACTCCGGGCCGTGGACCGCCTACACCGCACCGGTCGAGGTCACCGCACCCGGATCGCACATGGTCCACTTCCGCGCGACGGACAACGCGGGCAACGCCTCGCCGGAGGGCGTGGTCGCGTTCACCGTCGTCGGCACGCCGGTCGACACCGAGCCGCCCACGACGTCCGCCGCGGTGTCCGGGGCCAGGAACCCCGACGGCGCCTACCTCGACGAGGCGACCGTCACGATCACCGCGACGGACGCGCGGTCGGGCGTCGACCGGGTCGAGTACGCGCTCGACGGCGGCGAGTGGACCGCGTACTCGTCGGCCATCGTGGTCGGCACGGCGGGCAGCCACACCGTGCGCTACCGGGCCACCGACAAGGCCGGCAACACCGCCGAGGCGAAGTCGGTGTCCTTCAGCGTGGTCACGTCGGGGACGGACGCCTGCCCCGACTCCGACACCCGCCCGACGGTGGTCATCGGGGCCGAGGACACCGGGGTCGCCAATGCCGACACCGGCGACGGCTGCACCGTCAGCGACCTCATCGACCAGCACGGCGAGCACCCCGACCACGGCGCGTTCGTCCGGCACGTCGACCTCGTCACCACCGACCTGGTGGCCAGGGGCGTGCTGACCGCGCGGGAGCAGGCCGTGCTCGTGCGCGCGGCCTCGCGATCCGACATCGGCGAGTAGTTCCTTCACAGCAGCAGGGAGAACCGCAATGGCCAGACGGACCGCACCCGCGCTCGCGACCTTGAGCGCCATCGTCACCGCGTCGGTGCTGTGCACCGCCCAGAACGCGCACGCCGACCTGGTGATGTACTGCGTCGGCAGCGGCGGTGCCGTCACGGTGCCCAGCGACCTGTACGTGCCCCCGGGCGAGTCGTGCGCGTTGACCGGCACCACCGTCACCGGCAACGTGCGCGTCGCCGCCGGCGCGAACCTCGTGATCACCGGCGGCACGGTCAACGGCGCGGTCCGGGTGGCCGCCGACGGCTACTTCGACTCGACCGACACCGGGGTGGACGGCGGCATCACGCTGGCGTCCGGCGGCTTCGGGCTCTACCTGAGCAACACCGACGTCGGCGGCGTGGTCGTCGAGCCGAAGGGCACGGCCACCATCGAGGGTTTCCTGTTCGTCGAGCGGGGCTCGACGGTCGACGGCGACCTCACCGCGGGCGTCGGCGAGGTCAGCGTGACCGGCAGCGAGGTGACCGGTGACGTCAGCACCACCGCCGCCTACTTCACCGACCTGCACGACAGCTTCGTGGACGGCGCGCTGTCGGTGCTGAACAACCCGACCGGCAGCGTCGTGTGCGGCACCGCGGTCGGCGGGCGGGCCACGTTCGCCGGCAACCTCGGCGGCGTGCAGCTCGGCCCGAACGGCGGCCTCGACAGCTGCGCCTCGGGCGGTTACTTCGCCCGGGACGTCGGCATCTCGAACACCACCGGCGGCCGCACGACGCTGGACGACAACATCGTCAACGGCGTGCTGAGGCTGACCGCGAACAACCCGGTGGCCGAGGTGGCGGCGAACAACAGCATCCGCGGCGGGGTCGTCGGCGACCACTCGGCGCCGTCCTTCGCCGCCGCCGCCGACGGGGTGCGCGGCACCGCCGGGGAACGGGCGCGCGAGCGCCGTGCGCGGGCCGGCGCGTCCGCGGCGGTCGAGGGCGCGGCCCGTCTCTGACCGTCGCCCGATCTTCCGCCGACCCCTGCCGGTCCCCTGTCGATCCCCGCGAAGCGGAGCCGCCGAGATGGCCACCCTGCCGATGAAGCTCGCCACCACCGCCTTGACCGTGCTGCTCGCGGCCGGCGTCGCCACCGCCGCGCCCCGGGCGGAGGCCGTCGCCGCGCCGGACCTGCCGACCGCCGTGGCGGGCAACCCGTTCGTGGACGGTTGGTACGCCGACCCGGACACCATCGTCCACGGCGACACCTACTGGGTGTACCCGACCACGTCCAAGACCTACGCCGAGCAGACCTACCTGGACGCGTTCTCCTCGCGGGACCTCGTGCACTGGACGAAGCACAGCAACGTGCTGACGACCGCCGCCGTCCCGTGGGCGAGGTACGCGCTGTGGGCTCCCGCCCCGATCGCCCGCAACGGCCGGTACTACCTGTACTTCGCCGCCAACGACATCCAGAGCGACTCGGCGCTCGGCGGCATCGGCGTGGCCGTCGCCGACCACCCCGCCGGACCCTACCGCGACGCGATCGGCCGGCCGTTGATCGGGCAGTTCCACAACGGGGCGCAGCCCATCGACCAGGACGTGTTCATCGACGACGACGGCCAGGCGTACGTGTACTACGGCGGCTGGGGTCGCGCGAACGTCGCGAAGCTCAACCCGGACATGGTCAGCCTCGGCACGTTCCCCGACGGCAGCACGTTCCGGGAGATCACCCCGGCGGGGTACGTCGAAGGGCCGCAGATGTTCAAGCGGGGCGGCAAGTACTACCTGATGTGGTCCGAGGGCGGGTGGACCGGTCCGGACTACTCCGTGTCCTACGCGATGGCGGACTCGCCGACCGGGCCGTTCACCCGGCTGGACAAGGTCCTCGCGCAGGACCCGGCGGTCGCGCGCGGCTCGGGCCACAACTCGGTGGTGAACGTGCCCGGCACCGACATCTGGTACATCGTCTACCACCGCCGGCCGTTGGGCGAGACCGACGGCAACCACCGCCAACTCGCCTACGACCGGCTGCACTTCAACGCCGACGGCACGATCCGCCGCGTCACGATGAAGGTCCAGGACGACTTCGCCGACGACAACGCGCACGGTTGGAAGACCTACGGCGGCGCGTGGACCGTCCCGGGTGGACGGTTGCAGGCGGCCGCGTCCGCCGGCGGCAAAGCTCTGCTGGACACCAACTTCGGCGACTTCACCCAGGACACCGACGTGACGATCACGTCCGGCGGTGGTGACGCGGGGCTGGTGTTCCGGGCGACCAGGGCGGCGGTGGGCGTCGACGGCTACGCCGGCTACTACGCGGGCATCACGCCGGCCGGGCGCGTCGTGCTGGGCCGGGCCGACAACTCCTGGACCCCGCTGGCGTCCGCGCCGCTGGCGGTGGACGTCGGCACGACCTACCGGCTGCGGGTCACCGCGGTCGGCACGTCGATCAGGGTGTACGTCGGCGACCTGACCACGCCGAAGATCGGCGTCACCGACGCGACGTTCGCCTCCGGCGGCAACGGGGTGCGGGTGTTCAACGCGGCGGCGGCGTTCGACGACGTCGCGGTGGGCCCGGCCGTGGGCGGCGAGGTCAACCTCGCCCGGGGCCGACCGGCCACCGGCTCGACGCCGTGCGCGGCGGGCGAAGGACCGGAGAAGGCGGTCAACGGCACCGTGACCGGCGGCAACTCCGACAAGTTCTGCTCGGCCGTGCCGGGCGCGTGGCTGACGGTGGACCTCGGCGCCTCCCGGTCGATCTCGCGGTTCGAGGTCGCCCACGCGCAGGCGGGCGGTGAGGACGCGGGCTTCAACACCCGGGCGTTCAGCCTCTCGGTGTCGAACGACGGCACGACCTGGCGGCGGGCGGTCGGGGTGACGGGCAACGGCGCGGCCACCACGGTCCACCCGGTCACCGGCGTCGCGGGCCGTTACGTCCGGCTCGACGTCACCACGCCGACCGGGAACGCCGACCCGGCCACCCGCGTCTACGAGCTGCGCGCGTTCGGCTGAGGTCGGTGCGGGGCGGCCGGGGACCACGCGCTCGCCGCAGGTCTCCGGCCGCCCGCAGGGGGCGCGTCGAGTGGCTGACAGCGGCTCGACCGGGCGTCGAGGTCCCGCGTTACTCGGCGATTTCCAGGGTGATGTCGCCGAAGGCGGTGCACTGGCAGGCGAGGCGGTGGTCGCCGTCGACGCCGAGCACGTCGAGCACGACCAGTTCGTCCTCGTCGGGCGGGCTCAGGTGCGTCGCGCCGGACGTCACCCGGATGACGCAAGCGCCGCACTGCGCGGCCCGGCAGCCGAACACCAGCGCGGTGCGGTGCAGGTCGTCCACTTGCTGGAGGGTGGTGCCCGCCGGCACGGCGAACCGCTCGCCGGCGATGGTCACCGTGATCATCGCGCCTCGCCGCGGCTGGCGGCGGCGGTCGGGCTGTCCGGCGTCACCGGTGCCGCGAGATCACCCGTCGCGGTGGTGTCCGCGACCAGCGCGGCCATCTCGTCCATGAAGTTGGCGTAGTTGTCGTGCGCGTCGGCGAAGATGCGGCCGGTGGTCGTGCCGCCTTTGATGACCTGGCCGCCGAGGTGGCGGTGCATCTGCCGGAAGAGGCCGAAGAGCTGGACGCAGCCGAGGTAGGCGGCCTCCAGGCCGGCGTCACCGGCCTCGGCGACCCAGGTCTTCAGGGCCGGCTGCCGGTCGTAGACCAGGCGGAAGAAGCGCTTCCAGTGCTCCGGGACGAACCGCAGGTTGTTCGCCCGCGCGGCCACCACGCCGTCGTGCCGGTAGTTGACGTGGAACAGCGCGTCGAGCATCAGCATGAACGGCAGCTGGTAGCCCGACGCGACGCCGTTCACCTCGTCGCCGACCCAGCCGTAGGTGACCTGCAACCGGCGGAACTGGTGCGCGTCGATCCGCGGTATCAGCATCTTCGTGTACGTGTAGACGTTGCGCAGGGCCGCGCGGACCATCGTCAGCGCGAGCGTCCCGCCGGCCCGGTCGTCCACCGCCGCGCATTCCAGCGCGTACGCGCCCCACCCGTACAGCGGCACGCCGAACGCCTCCACGGCGAA is a window from the Saccharothrix saharensis genome containing:
- a CDS encoding OmpL47-type beta-barrel domain-containing protein: MFRRSTAAVAAALVWAAATAAVPATAVPAGPVQAQEQVLTWTADGDITRYKSAPTTAAPGPTKIVFENSEATGNTTGMPHTLTFDTSTPGYNHDVELNVLANPFDARNGRHEAAVTLTPGKYRYFCAIPGHGTMAGEFTVTEGGEDTTPPTAAGEVTGPKNTAGDYLGSATVTVTASDAGSGVASVEHQVDDAAFAPHTEPVRVTAPGDHTVRFRATDRAGNTSEVGSVSFRVVEPPSDTTPPEVAADVTGTEDAQGNYVDKATVTITATDAGSGVRSREYRVHSGPWTAYTAPVEVTAPGSHMVHFRATDNAGNASPEGVVAFTVVGTPVDTEPPTTSAAVSGARNPDGAYLDEATVTITATDARSGVDRVEYALDGGEWTAYSSAIVVGTAGSHTVRYRATDKAGNTAEAKSVSFSVVTSGTDACPDSDTRPTVVIGAEDTGVANADTGDGCTVSDLIDQHGEHPDHGAFVRHVDLVTTDLVARGVLTAREQAVLVRAASRSDIGE
- a CDS encoding family 43 glycosylhydrolase, which translates into the protein MATLPMKLATTALTVLLAAGVATAAPRAEAVAAPDLPTAVAGNPFVDGWYADPDTIVHGDTYWVYPTTSKTYAEQTYLDAFSSRDLVHWTKHSNVLTTAAVPWARYALWAPAPIARNGRYYLYFAANDIQSDSALGGIGVAVADHPAGPYRDAIGRPLIGQFHNGAQPIDQDVFIDDDGQAYVYYGGWGRANVAKLNPDMVSLGTFPDGSTFREITPAGYVEGPQMFKRGGKYYLMWSEGGWTGPDYSVSYAMADSPTGPFTRLDKVLAQDPAVARGSGHNSVVNVPGTDIWYIVYHRRPLGETDGNHRQLAYDRLHFNADGTIRRVTMKVQDDFADDNAHGWKTYGGAWTVPGGRLQAAASAGGKALLDTNFGDFTQDTDVTITSGGGDAGLVFRATRAAVGVDGYAGYYAGITPAGRVVLGRADNSWTPLASAPLAVDVGTTYRLRVTAVGTSIRVYVGDLTTPKIGVTDATFASGGNGVRVFNAAAAFDDVAVGPAVGGEVNLARGRPATGSTPCAAGEGPEKAVNGTVTGGNSDKFCSAVPGAWLTVDLGASRSISRFEVAHAQAGGEDAGFNTRAFSLSVSNDGTTWRRAVGVTGNGAATTVHPVTGVAGRYVRLDVTTPTGNADPATRVYELRAFG
- a CDS encoding 2Fe-2S iron-sulfur cluster-binding protein, whose protein sequence is MITVTIAGERFAVPAGTTLQQVDDLHRTALVFGCRAAQCGACVIRVTSGATHLSPPDEDELVVLDVLGVDGDHRLACQCTAFGDITLEIAE